The following proteins come from a genomic window of Pangasianodon hypophthalmus isolate fPanHyp1 chromosome 24, fPanHyp1.pri, whole genome shotgun sequence:
- the atxn2 gene encoding ataxin-2 isoform X5, translating into MSMKQTGGNRKPGSGSGSGAAAASGAGGCAGAAAGRHGLTRGRNSAKAHSTPVAFSGVYANMRMVHVLTSVVGAKCELKVKNGAIYEGVFKTYGPECDLVLDAAHRKSPELNVGPRREDIVESIIFKASDVVVVHFKDVDLSYAKKVSSEQDNLTDNSLNARLNGEHKEKDLEPWDGGDQHVSGSLESLDTDLSNGWDPDDMFKYNEETYGVKSTYDSSLSSYTVPLERDNSEEFLKREARAAQLAEEIEASATYKARVALENDERSEEEKYSAVMRDTHTLSRENKYIPPGQRNREAGLSWGAGRQNSPRLVQCNPGPPTSRASPHDYNTLTGVDQRVVNGGAQHWLSRCPSPSSRPSSRYQSGPNASLPTRPPSRPPSRPSRPPSHPSAHGSPAPLSTLPKRLSLEGPPRMSPKSQRTPRAHRMSSCRGAGPPGVEFMSQGASGDASTTPPARSSPSGGTWSSVVSGGHRPRSPRQNVAGGAPPGPSSSSSPQAGTVPVDSVATPTSAASPISASPATNIAAIPVTEAKEIRHNSPSANKENVKPVESSPSSRPVSKGFPSMPPDHRKQIDNLKKFSVDFRLQSSSNPDLGVETMMTKSPRDSGEKLKESPSDKSMTESTGPKVCSESSGSEEMSAAVGANSVGSKPGTPSPSPSSSTLSTEQKRVPDMTSQGVQTSSPAAVKSDDKEEKKDPVPESVRKSTLNPNAKEFNPRPFCTPPKPATTPTLTRPPGQPSPSIVVQQPPAVYSQPMCFPQMYPLTAVSPGMQPPTMYHPMTVSQSKPYRTVPSIPQQRPEQHHPAGTSPMMHPATAAGPPIVAPNPVYTTQYFTCSPQQFSSQPLVQQLPHYQSQAQHVFSPVMQGGARMITPSHGQPNLASSSTTQYGEQTHTMYVSAVPQQYPHPGATLHPHPPQPPQPSATPTGQAQQSGQHAGTRHAAASPVQHPQHQASLHLASAAPPQQQMYSALTPTPPSMTPGPAPQSPQAVYIHPQQVQHSYNPSHMAHMQQAHMQSGMVPPHHGTPSHPVMLMATQAPAGPQPPLPQTTLTPIPVSSTTHFSYMAHPPVQPHHQQQL; encoded by the exons TGTGATCTCGTCCTGGACGCAGCTCACAGGAAGAGTCCAGAGCTGAACGTGGGCCCTCGACGTGAAGACATAGTTGAGAGCATCATCTTCAAGGCCTCAGATGTTGTGGTGGTGCATTTTAAAGATGTGGACTTGAGCTATGCCAAAAAAG TCTCATCAGAGCAAG ATAACCTTACAGACAACTCTTTAAATGCTCGTTTAAATGGAGAACATAAAGAGAAGGATTTGGAGCCTTGGGATGGAGGAGATCAGCATGTCTCTGGCAGCCTGGAGTCTCTCGATACTGACTTG TCAAATGGTTGGGACCCTGACGACATGTTCAAATACAATGAGGAAACATATGGTGTGAAGTCTACCTATGATAGCAGCCTGTCCTCATATAC AGTACCGCTGGAGCGAGATAATTCAGAGGAGTTCCTCAAGCGGGAAGCTCGTGCAGCACAGCTGGCTGAGGAAATTGAGGCCAGCGCCACCTATAAGGCCCGTGTGGCGCTAGAGAATGATGAGCGATCAGAAGAGGAGAAATACTCGGCTGTAAtgcgggacacacacacacttagcag ggaaaataaatacattcccCCAGGCCAGAGGAATAGAGAAGCAGGACTATCATGGGGAGCAGGACGACAGAACTCACCCAGACTGGTGCAGTGCAATCCTGGGCCTCCTACATCCAGAGCTTCACCTCATGACTACAACACTCTTACTGGTGTGGATCAACGTGTTGTTAATGGAG GTGCCCAACATTGGCTCTCTCGCTGTCCGTCTCCCTCCTCTCGCCCTTCCTCTCGCTACCAGTCAGGCCCCAACGCCTCCCTTCCCACCCGGCCTCCCTCCAGACCCCCATCCAGGCCCTCGCGGCCCCCCTCTCACCCCTCTGCCCATGGCTCTCCAGCACCCCTCTCCACCCTGCCTAAACGCCTCTCCTTGGAAG GTCCTCCAAGGATGTCTCCGAAGTCCCAGCGGACCCCCAGGGCACATAGAATGTCCTCCTGCCGGGGAGCTGGTCCTCCTGGGGTGGAATTCATGTCGCAGGGTGCATCTGGGGATGCTTCAACTACTCCTCCTGCCCGTAGCAGCCCCTCTGGTGGCACTTGGTCTTCAGTGGTCAGTGGAG GACACAGACCTCGTTCTCCTCGGCAAAACGTTGCGGGAGGAGCTCCTCCTGGCCCCTCCTCCTCATCGTCTCCACAAGCTGGCACAGTGCCAGTTGATTCAGTGGCCACACCCACTTCGGCAGCATCACCAATTTCAGCAAGTCCTGCAACTAACATCGCTGCAATACCAGTAACTGAAG CAAAAGAAATTAGGCACAATTCTCCCTCGGCCAACAAAGAGAATGTGAAGCCTGTGGAGTCTTCCCCAAGCAGCAGGCCAGTtagtaaag GATTTCCCAGCATGCCTCCTGACCATAGAAAGCAaatagacaatttaaaaaaatttagtgTGGATTTTAGG tTGCAGTCCAGCTCAAATCCAGATCTTGGGGTTGAGACAATGATGACAAAGTCTCCACGGGACTCTGGTGAGAAACTGAAGGAGTCACCCAGTGATAAAAGCATGACTGAGTCAACAGGACCCAAAGTTTGCTCAGAGTCTTCTGGCAGTGAAGAGATGTCAGCGGCTGTGGGTGCCAACTCTGTCGGGAGTAAACCTGGCactccttctccctctccctcatcCTCTACTCTCAGCACAGAGCAAAAACGTGTACCTGATATGACGTCTCAGGGTGTCCAGACTTCCTCACCTGCTGCTGTGAAATCAGATGacaaagaggagaagaaagacCCTGTGCCAGA GAGTGTTAGAAAATCAACTCTCAATCCGAATGCCAAGGAGTTCAACCCAAGACCTTTCTGCACTCCA CCCAAACCTGCCACTACTCCAACCCTGACGCGACCCCCGGGTCAGCCGAGTCCTTCTATCGTGGTGCAGCAGCCTCCTGCTGTTTATAGCCAGCCAATGTGCTTCCCACAGATGTACCCTCTGACCGCGGTCAGCCCTGGAATGCAG CCTCCTACTATGTACCATCCCATGACTGTAAGCCAGTCCAAGCCGTACAGAACAG TACCCAGTATCCCTCAGCAAAGACCCGAGCAGCATCACCCAGCAGGCACGTCACCCATGATGCACCCTGCCACAGCTGCAGGTCCCCCAATCGTTGCTCCAAACCCAGTTTACACCACTCAGTATTTCACCTGCAGCCCTCAGCAGTTCAGCAGCCAGCCTCTTGTGCAGCAGCTGCCCCACTACCAGTCCCAG GCCCAGCATGTGTTCAGTCCTGTTATGCAGGGAGGTGCAAGGATGATCACCCCCAGCCATGGCCAGCCCAATCTGGCCTCCTCCTCCACTACCCAGTATGGTGAGCAGACCCACACAATGTACG TCTCAGCAGTCCCCCAGCAGTACCCACATCCTGGTGCCACCCTCCACCCACATCCTCCTCAACCCCCACAGCCCTCAGCCACGCCCACGGGTCAGGCCCAGCAGAGTGGGCAGCATGCCGGCACACGCCATGCTGCTGCCAGCCCCGTCCAGCACCCACAGCACCAAGCGTCTCTCCACCTGGCCAGTGCAGCTCCCCCACAGCAGCAGATGTACTCAGCCTTGACGCCGACCCCACCCTCCATGACTCCCGGTCCAGCTCCTCAATCCCCGCAGGCCGTCTACATCCACCCTCAGCAGGTTCAGCACTCGTACAATCCCAGCCACATGGCTCACATGCAGCAG GCACACATGCAGTCAGGGATGGTGCCTCCTCATCATGGCACTCCGTCTCACCCTGTGATGCTGATGGCCACGCAAGCACCTGCAGGCCCACAGCCACCTTTACCCCAGACCACACTCACTCCAATCCCTGTCTCCTCAACCACACATTTCTCCTACATGGCACATCCTCCAG TACAACCTCACCATCAGCAGCAGCTTTAG
- the atxn2 gene encoding ataxin-2 isoform X6, translating into MSMKQTGGNRKPGSGSGSGAAAASGAGGCAGAAAGRHGLTRGRNSAKAHSTPVAFSGVYANMRMVHVLTSVVGAKCELKVKNGAIYEGVFKTYGPECDLVLDAAHRKSPELNVGPRREDIVESIIFKASDVVVVHFKDVDLSYAKKDNLTDNSLNARLNGEHKEKDLEPWDGGDQHVSGSLESLDTDLSNGWDPDDMFKYNEETYGVKSTYDSSLSSYTVPLERDNSEEFLKREARAAQLAEEIEASATYKARVALENDERSEEEKYSAVMRDTHTLSRENKYIPPGQRNREAGLSWGAGRQNSPRLVQCNPGPPTSRASPHDYNTLTGVDQRVVNGGAQHWLSRCPSPSSRPSSRYQSGPNASLPTRPPSRPPSRPSRPPSHPSAHGSPAPLSTLPKRLSLEGPPRMSPKSQRTPRAHRMSSCRGAGPPGVEFMSQGASGDASTTPPARSSPSGGTWSSVVSGGHRPRSPRQNVAGGAPPGPSSSSSPQAGTVPVDSVATPTSAASPISASPATNIAAIPVTEAKEIRHNSPSANKENVKPVESSPSSRPVSKGFPSMPPDHRKQIDNLKKFSVDFRLQSSSNPDLGVETMMTKSPRDSGEKLKESPSDKSMTESTGPKVCSESSGSEEMSAAVGANSVGSKPGTPSPSPSSSTLSTEQKRVPDMTSQGVQTSSPAAVKSDDKEEKKDPVPESVRKSTLNPNAKEFNPRPFCTPPKPATTPTLTRPPGQPSPSIVVQQPPAVYSQPMCFPQMYPLTAVSPGMQPPTMYHPMTVSQSKPYRTGKVPSIPQQRPEQHHPAGTSPMMHPATAAGPPIVAPNPVYTTQYFTCSPQQFSSQPLVQQLPHYQSQAQHVFSPVMQGGARMITPSHGQPNLASSSTTQYGEQTHTMYVSAVPQQYPHPGATLHPHPPQPPQPSATPTGQAQQSGQHAGTRHAAASPVQHPQHQASLHLASAAPPQQQMYSALTPTPPSMTPGPAPQSPQAVYIHPQQVQHSYNPSHMAHMQQAHMQSGMVPPHHGTPSHPVMLMATQAPAGPQPPLPQTTLTPIPVSSTTHFSYMAHPPVQPHHQQQL; encoded by the exons TGTGATCTCGTCCTGGACGCAGCTCACAGGAAGAGTCCAGAGCTGAACGTGGGCCCTCGACGTGAAGACATAGTTGAGAGCATCATCTTCAAGGCCTCAGATGTTGTGGTGGTGCATTTTAAAGATGTGGACTTGAGCTATGCCAAAAAAG ATAACCTTACAGACAACTCTTTAAATGCTCGTTTAAATGGAGAACATAAAGAGAAGGATTTGGAGCCTTGGGATGGAGGAGATCAGCATGTCTCTGGCAGCCTGGAGTCTCTCGATACTGACTTG TCAAATGGTTGGGACCCTGACGACATGTTCAAATACAATGAGGAAACATATGGTGTGAAGTCTACCTATGATAGCAGCCTGTCCTCATATAC AGTACCGCTGGAGCGAGATAATTCAGAGGAGTTCCTCAAGCGGGAAGCTCGTGCAGCACAGCTGGCTGAGGAAATTGAGGCCAGCGCCACCTATAAGGCCCGTGTGGCGCTAGAGAATGATGAGCGATCAGAAGAGGAGAAATACTCGGCTGTAAtgcgggacacacacacacttagcag ggaaaataaatacattcccCCAGGCCAGAGGAATAGAGAAGCAGGACTATCATGGGGAGCAGGACGACAGAACTCACCCAGACTGGTGCAGTGCAATCCTGGGCCTCCTACATCCAGAGCTTCACCTCATGACTACAACACTCTTACTGGTGTGGATCAACGTGTTGTTAATGGAG GTGCCCAACATTGGCTCTCTCGCTGTCCGTCTCCCTCCTCTCGCCCTTCCTCTCGCTACCAGTCAGGCCCCAACGCCTCCCTTCCCACCCGGCCTCCCTCCAGACCCCCATCCAGGCCCTCGCGGCCCCCCTCTCACCCCTCTGCCCATGGCTCTCCAGCACCCCTCTCCACCCTGCCTAAACGCCTCTCCTTGGAAG GTCCTCCAAGGATGTCTCCGAAGTCCCAGCGGACCCCCAGGGCACATAGAATGTCCTCCTGCCGGGGAGCTGGTCCTCCTGGGGTGGAATTCATGTCGCAGGGTGCATCTGGGGATGCTTCAACTACTCCTCCTGCCCGTAGCAGCCCCTCTGGTGGCACTTGGTCTTCAGTGGTCAGTGGAG GACACAGACCTCGTTCTCCTCGGCAAAACGTTGCGGGAGGAGCTCCTCCTGGCCCCTCCTCCTCATCGTCTCCACAAGCTGGCACAGTGCCAGTTGATTCAGTGGCCACACCCACTTCGGCAGCATCACCAATTTCAGCAAGTCCTGCAACTAACATCGCTGCAATACCAGTAACTGAAG CAAAAGAAATTAGGCACAATTCTCCCTCGGCCAACAAAGAGAATGTGAAGCCTGTGGAGTCTTCCCCAAGCAGCAGGCCAGTtagtaaag GATTTCCCAGCATGCCTCCTGACCATAGAAAGCAaatagacaatttaaaaaaatttagtgTGGATTTTAGG tTGCAGTCCAGCTCAAATCCAGATCTTGGGGTTGAGACAATGATGACAAAGTCTCCACGGGACTCTGGTGAGAAACTGAAGGAGTCACCCAGTGATAAAAGCATGACTGAGTCAACAGGACCCAAAGTTTGCTCAGAGTCTTCTGGCAGTGAAGAGATGTCAGCGGCTGTGGGTGCCAACTCTGTCGGGAGTAAACCTGGCactccttctccctctccctcatcCTCTACTCTCAGCACAGAGCAAAAACGTGTACCTGATATGACGTCTCAGGGTGTCCAGACTTCCTCACCTGCTGCTGTGAAATCAGATGacaaagaggagaagaaagacCCTGTGCCAGA GAGTGTTAGAAAATCAACTCTCAATCCGAATGCCAAGGAGTTCAACCCAAGACCTTTCTGCACTCCA CCCAAACCTGCCACTACTCCAACCCTGACGCGACCCCCGGGTCAGCCGAGTCCTTCTATCGTGGTGCAGCAGCCTCCTGCTGTTTATAGCCAGCCAATGTGCTTCCCACAGATGTACCCTCTGACCGCGGTCAGCCCTGGAATGCAG CCTCCTACTATGTACCATCCCATGACTGTAAGCCAGTCCAAGCCGTACAGAACAGGTAAAG TACCCAGTATCCCTCAGCAAAGACCCGAGCAGCATCACCCAGCAGGCACGTCACCCATGATGCACCCTGCCACAGCTGCAGGTCCCCCAATCGTTGCTCCAAACCCAGTTTACACCACTCAGTATTTCACCTGCAGCCCTCAGCAGTTCAGCAGCCAGCCTCTTGTGCAGCAGCTGCCCCACTACCAGTCCCAG GCCCAGCATGTGTTCAGTCCTGTTATGCAGGGAGGTGCAAGGATGATCACCCCCAGCCATGGCCAGCCCAATCTGGCCTCCTCCTCCACTACCCAGTATGGTGAGCAGACCCACACAATGTACG TCTCAGCAGTCCCCCAGCAGTACCCACATCCTGGTGCCACCCTCCACCCACATCCTCCTCAACCCCCACAGCCCTCAGCCACGCCCACGGGTCAGGCCCAGCAGAGTGGGCAGCATGCCGGCACACGCCATGCTGCTGCCAGCCCCGTCCAGCACCCACAGCACCAAGCGTCTCTCCACCTGGCCAGTGCAGCTCCCCCACAGCAGCAGATGTACTCAGCCTTGACGCCGACCCCACCCTCCATGACTCCCGGTCCAGCTCCTCAATCCCCGCAGGCCGTCTACATCCACCCTCAGCAGGTTCAGCACTCGTACAATCCCAGCCACATGGCTCACATGCAGCAG GCACACATGCAGTCAGGGATGGTGCCTCCTCATCATGGCACTCCGTCTCACCCTGTGATGCTGATGGCCACGCAAGCACCTGCAGGCCCACAGCCACCTTTACCCCAGACCACACTCACTCCAATCCCTGTCTCCTCAACCACACATTTCTCCTACATGGCACATCCTCCAG TACAACCTCACCATCAGCAGCAGCTTTAG
- the atxn2 gene encoding ataxin-2 isoform X1 yields MSMKQTGGNRKPGSGSGSGAAAASGAGGCAGAAAGRHGLTRGRNSAKAHSTPVAFSGVYANMRMVHVLTSVVGAKCELKVKNGAIYEGVFKTYGPECDLVLDAAHRKSPELNVGPRREDIVESIIFKASDVVVVHFKDVDLSYAKKVSSEQDNLTDNSLNARLNGEHKEKDLEPWDGGDQHVSGSLESLDTDLSNGWDPDDMFKYNEETYGVKSTYDSSLSSYTVPLERDNSEEFLKREARAAQLAEEIEASATYKARVALENDERSEEEKYSAVMRDTHTLSRENKYIPPGQRNREAGLSWGAGRQNSPRLVQCNPGPPTSRASPHDYNTLTGVDQRVVNGGAQHWLSRCPSPSSRPSSRYQSGPNASLPTRPPSRPPSRPSRPPSHPSAHGSPAPLSTLPKRLSLEGPPRMSPKSQRTPRAHRMSSCRGAGPPGVEFMSQGASGDASTTPPARSSPSGGTWSSVVSGGHRPRSPRQNVAGGAPPGPSSSSSPQAGTVPVDSVATPTSAASPISASPATNIAAIPVTEAKEIRHNSPSANKENVKPVESSPSSRPVSKGFPSMPPDHRKQIDNLKKFSVDFRLQSSSNPDLGVETMMTKSPRDSGEKLKESPSDKSMTESTGPKVCSESSGSEEMSAAVGANSVGSKPGTPSPSPSSSTLSTEQKRVPDMTSQGVQTSSPAAVKSDDKEEKKDPVPESVRKSTLNPNAKEFNPRPFCTPPKPATTPTLTRPPGQPSPSIVVQQPPAVYSQPMCFPQMYPLTAVSPGMQKSIIWKPPTMYHPMTVSQSKPYRTGKVPSIPQQRPEQHHPAGTSPMMHPATAAGPPIVAPNPVYTTQYFTCSPQQFSSQPLVQQLPHYQSQAQHVFSPVMQGGARMITPSHGQPNLASSSTTQYGEQTHTMYVSAVPQQYPHPGATLHPHPPQPPQPSATPTGQAQQSGQHAGTRHAAASPVQHPQHQASLHLASAAPPQQQMYSALTPTPPSMTPGPAPQSPQAVYIHPQQVQHSYNPSHMAHMQQAHMQSGMVPPHHGTPSHPVMLMATQAPAGPQPPLPQTTLTPIPVSSTTHFSYMAHPPVQPHHQQQL; encoded by the exons TGTGATCTCGTCCTGGACGCAGCTCACAGGAAGAGTCCAGAGCTGAACGTGGGCCCTCGACGTGAAGACATAGTTGAGAGCATCATCTTCAAGGCCTCAGATGTTGTGGTGGTGCATTTTAAAGATGTGGACTTGAGCTATGCCAAAAAAG TCTCATCAGAGCAAG ATAACCTTACAGACAACTCTTTAAATGCTCGTTTAAATGGAGAACATAAAGAGAAGGATTTGGAGCCTTGGGATGGAGGAGATCAGCATGTCTCTGGCAGCCTGGAGTCTCTCGATACTGACTTG TCAAATGGTTGGGACCCTGACGACATGTTCAAATACAATGAGGAAACATATGGTGTGAAGTCTACCTATGATAGCAGCCTGTCCTCATATAC AGTACCGCTGGAGCGAGATAATTCAGAGGAGTTCCTCAAGCGGGAAGCTCGTGCAGCACAGCTGGCTGAGGAAATTGAGGCCAGCGCCACCTATAAGGCCCGTGTGGCGCTAGAGAATGATGAGCGATCAGAAGAGGAGAAATACTCGGCTGTAAtgcgggacacacacacacttagcag ggaaaataaatacattcccCCAGGCCAGAGGAATAGAGAAGCAGGACTATCATGGGGAGCAGGACGACAGAACTCACCCAGACTGGTGCAGTGCAATCCTGGGCCTCCTACATCCAGAGCTTCACCTCATGACTACAACACTCTTACTGGTGTGGATCAACGTGTTGTTAATGGAG GTGCCCAACATTGGCTCTCTCGCTGTCCGTCTCCCTCCTCTCGCCCTTCCTCTCGCTACCAGTCAGGCCCCAACGCCTCCCTTCCCACCCGGCCTCCCTCCAGACCCCCATCCAGGCCCTCGCGGCCCCCCTCTCACCCCTCTGCCCATGGCTCTCCAGCACCCCTCTCCACCCTGCCTAAACGCCTCTCCTTGGAAG GTCCTCCAAGGATGTCTCCGAAGTCCCAGCGGACCCCCAGGGCACATAGAATGTCCTCCTGCCGGGGAGCTGGTCCTCCTGGGGTGGAATTCATGTCGCAGGGTGCATCTGGGGATGCTTCAACTACTCCTCCTGCCCGTAGCAGCCCCTCTGGTGGCACTTGGTCTTCAGTGGTCAGTGGAG GACACAGACCTCGTTCTCCTCGGCAAAACGTTGCGGGAGGAGCTCCTCCTGGCCCCTCCTCCTCATCGTCTCCACAAGCTGGCACAGTGCCAGTTGATTCAGTGGCCACACCCACTTCGGCAGCATCACCAATTTCAGCAAGTCCTGCAACTAACATCGCTGCAATACCAGTAACTGAAG CAAAAGAAATTAGGCACAATTCTCCCTCGGCCAACAAAGAGAATGTGAAGCCTGTGGAGTCTTCCCCAAGCAGCAGGCCAGTtagtaaag GATTTCCCAGCATGCCTCCTGACCATAGAAAGCAaatagacaatttaaaaaaatttagtgTGGATTTTAGG tTGCAGTCCAGCTCAAATCCAGATCTTGGGGTTGAGACAATGATGACAAAGTCTCCACGGGACTCTGGTGAGAAACTGAAGGAGTCACCCAGTGATAAAAGCATGACTGAGTCAACAGGACCCAAAGTTTGCTCAGAGTCTTCTGGCAGTGAAGAGATGTCAGCGGCTGTGGGTGCCAACTCTGTCGGGAGTAAACCTGGCactccttctccctctccctcatcCTCTACTCTCAGCACAGAGCAAAAACGTGTACCTGATATGACGTCTCAGGGTGTCCAGACTTCCTCACCTGCTGCTGTGAAATCAGATGacaaagaggagaagaaagacCCTGTGCCAGA GAGTGTTAGAAAATCAACTCTCAATCCGAATGCCAAGGAGTTCAACCCAAGACCTTTCTGCACTCCA CCCAAACCTGCCACTACTCCAACCCTGACGCGACCCCCGGGTCAGCCGAGTCCTTCTATCGTGGTGCAGCAGCCTCCTGCTGTTTATAGCCAGCCAATGTGCTTCCCACAGATGTACCCTCTGACCGCGGTCAGCCCTGGAATGCAG AAAAGCATTATCTGGAAG CCTCCTACTATGTACCATCCCATGACTGTAAGCCAGTCCAAGCCGTACAGAACAGGTAAAG TACCCAGTATCCCTCAGCAAAGACCCGAGCAGCATCACCCAGCAGGCACGTCACCCATGATGCACCCTGCCACAGCTGCAGGTCCCCCAATCGTTGCTCCAAACCCAGTTTACACCACTCAGTATTTCACCTGCAGCCCTCAGCAGTTCAGCAGCCAGCCTCTTGTGCAGCAGCTGCCCCACTACCAGTCCCAG GCCCAGCATGTGTTCAGTCCTGTTATGCAGGGAGGTGCAAGGATGATCACCCCCAGCCATGGCCAGCCCAATCTGGCCTCCTCCTCCACTACCCAGTATGGTGAGCAGACCCACACAATGTACG TCTCAGCAGTCCCCCAGCAGTACCCACATCCTGGTGCCACCCTCCACCCACATCCTCCTCAACCCCCACAGCCCTCAGCCACGCCCACGGGTCAGGCCCAGCAGAGTGGGCAGCATGCCGGCACACGCCATGCTGCTGCCAGCCCCGTCCAGCACCCACAGCACCAAGCGTCTCTCCACCTGGCCAGTGCAGCTCCCCCACAGCAGCAGATGTACTCAGCCTTGACGCCGACCCCACCCTCCATGACTCCCGGTCCAGCTCCTCAATCCCCGCAGGCCGTCTACATCCACCCTCAGCAGGTTCAGCACTCGTACAATCCCAGCCACATGGCTCACATGCAGCAG GCACACATGCAGTCAGGGATGGTGCCTCCTCATCATGGCACTCCGTCTCACCCTGTGATGCTGATGGCCACGCAAGCACCTGCAGGCCCACAGCCACCTTTACCCCAGACCACACTCACTCCAATCCCTGTCTCCTCAACCACACATTTCTCCTACATGGCACATCCTCCAG TACAACCTCACCATCAGCAGCAGCTTTAG